Proteins encoded by one window of Nitrospira sp.:
- a CDS encoding efflux RND transporter periplasmic adaptor subunit, with protein MTDDPNEPIQPIPVSEIVPSPAAWPPSDPAREHDRPRPITVIPLPQRRTRSGRPWLLGGMASLLLIGTGIWYWFNGGPPPIQYKTALVDRGPITSLVTATGTVNPVVSVLVGSQVSGKIAKLFVDFNAVVKQGQPLAQIDPLPFQSRVNQARAAVKSAAGNLAKATNMGAQRKRERGRMATLRKQAFVSQADLDLAETNYRDAEANVQVMQAQLDQAQATLASAELDLGYTTIYSPVNGIVISRTVDIGQTVAASFQTPTLFVIAQDLMKMQVNANVSESDIGGVVEGKTANFRVDAYPKHFFDGTVTQVRNAPISVQNVVTYDVVITVDNKDLKLKPGMTANVTIITAKKESPLRVPNGALRFRMPNIPVDKKASRVWVFDLESKAHQADVTTGIADSLFTEIIEGPVKEGDRVILGIDTPEEQAQKKLPPGFDSTPRMR; from the coding sequence ATGACCGACGACCCGAATGAACCGATCCAGCCTATCCCCGTCAGCGAAATCGTCCCCAGTCCGGCGGCCTGGCCTCCCTCCGATCCGGCACGGGAACACGACCGTCCGCGCCCCATCACCGTGATTCCCCTCCCGCAGAGGCGAACCAGATCGGGGCGCCCCTGGTTGCTCGGCGGCATGGCCTCACTGCTCCTGATCGGCACAGGCATCTGGTACTGGTTCAATGGCGGTCCCCCTCCGATTCAGTATAAGACAGCCCTCGTCGACCGGGGCCCTATCACCTCCCTCGTCACCGCAACCGGCACGGTCAATCCTGTGGTGTCCGTCCTGGTCGGCAGTCAGGTGTCCGGCAAAATCGCGAAGCTCTTTGTAGATTTCAACGCCGTGGTGAAACAAGGCCAACCTCTCGCTCAGATCGATCCACTCCCCTTCCAATCACGCGTCAACCAGGCCCGTGCCGCCGTGAAAAGCGCCGCCGGCAACCTGGCCAAGGCCACGAACATGGGAGCCCAGCGAAAGCGAGAGCGCGGCCGGATGGCCACTCTCCGGAAACAGGCCTTCGTCTCGCAGGCGGACCTCGATCTGGCCGAAACAAACTATCGCGACGCCGAAGCCAATGTGCAGGTGATGCAGGCGCAGCTGGACCAGGCGCAAGCGACGCTCGCCTCCGCCGAGTTGGATCTCGGCTATACCACCATCTACTCGCCGGTCAACGGCATCGTGATCTCCCGCACCGTGGACATCGGTCAAACTGTTGCGGCCAGCTTCCAGACACCCACCCTCTTTGTCATCGCGCAGGACCTGATGAAGATGCAGGTGAACGCCAATGTCAGCGAGTCTGATATCGGCGGCGTGGTTGAGGGAAAGACCGCCAACTTTCGCGTGGATGCCTATCCGAAACACTTCTTCGATGGAACCGTCACACAAGTGCGGAATGCGCCGATCAGCGTGCAGAACGTGGTGACCTACGATGTCGTCATCACGGTCGACAATAAAGACCTGAAGCTCAAGCCGGGCATGACGGCCAACGTGACCATCATCACCGCGAAGAAAGAATCCCCGCTACGCGTGCCGAACGGCGCGCTACGGTTCCGGATGCCTAACATTCCGGTGGACAAGAAAGCGTCGCGGGTCTGGGTGTTTGATCTCGAGAGCAAAGCGCATCAGGCCGACGTCACCACCGGCATTGCGGACTCCCTGTTTACAGAAATCATTGAAGGGCCAGTGAAGGAAGGCGACCGGGTGATCCTCGGCATTGACACCCCCGAGGAACAGGCACAAAAGAAACTGCCGCCGGGGTTCGACTCCACTCCAAGGATGCGGTAA
- a CDS encoding cation-transporting P-type ATPase, giving the protein MPEFRYHDIGTLAIDEVLKRLETATGGLSLEEARQRLVQFGANRLTEPDRYQTLRGLTRHFTHFLALLLWIAAGLAFAADFMKPGEGMATLGWAILGVIVINAVFAFFQEYKAERAVQALHRLLPEKAWVMRGGQPLERPRSDIVPGDILILEEGERIPADARLIEATGMRVDNAALTGESNPKRRIAESTKDGHWLDLSNIVFAGTTILSGHGRAVVFAVGMRTEFGKIANLTTSVAIGLSPLQKEIITVTRIVAAISLAMGAAFFVIGMGTGLGFWISAIFGIGIIVANVPEGLLPTVTLALAMSSQRMAKRNALIKHLSSVETLGCTTVICTDKTGTLTENRMKVDRFCTDGLVIESREGCLFTRGRLITTADAEQWQPLFDALVNCHNAKRVRQSDGRFVVTGDPTEVALLEFAIQHGLAHRPPLRRMGELAFDADRKRMSTLHWSEGRLVAFTKGAPEAVLTLCTTALVHGEAISMTPDERARILNQSRTFAEQAYRVLAVAMREVAHQPEQIEVETIEENLTFLGLVAMMDPPHREVPEAILKCRKAGVRVVMITGDHPLTALAIARKIGLAPEQAPQQPTGFVPVIEGTQLDGMSDDVLRQLLTPSRSGEPDPVFARMAPRHKMRIVATLKDMGHVVAVTGDGVNDAPALKKADIGVAMGIAGTDVAKETADIILLDDNFATIVGAIEEGRAVYENIRKFTSYILASNVPEIVPFLGYGFFGIPLALTIPQVLAVDLGTDMIPALGLGTERPVADVMDIPPRPRSERLLNLPLLLRAYLFLGLIEAIVAMSGFFLYLTSQGWTWGTHLDWSSPLYKEATTVTFAGIVFAQVANVFACRSNRLSAARSSWGSNPLILWGIAIELLLLAVITYTPIGNDIFGTGPVPAWIFGPLTLGALMLLLAEEARKIIANRLHHRAPTDLVQKASAS; this is encoded by the coding sequence GTGCCTGAGTTCCGGTACCACGATATTGGAACCCTCGCCATCGACGAGGTGCTGAAGCGGCTTGAGACCGCCACCGGCGGTCTTTCGCTGGAAGAGGCCCGGCAACGGCTTGTCCAATTCGGCGCCAATCGGCTCACGGAACCCGACCGGTACCAGACCCTGCGAGGACTCACCCGCCACTTCACCCACTTCCTCGCTCTATTGCTCTGGATCGCTGCCGGCCTCGCATTCGCCGCCGACTTCATGAAACCCGGCGAGGGCATGGCCACCCTGGGCTGGGCCATCCTCGGTGTCATCGTCATCAATGCTGTGTTCGCCTTCTTTCAAGAGTACAAAGCCGAGCGCGCCGTGCAGGCACTCCATCGCCTGCTGCCAGAGAAGGCCTGGGTCATGCGAGGAGGACAACCGCTTGAACGTCCTCGCAGTGACATCGTGCCGGGCGACATCCTCATCCTGGAGGAAGGGGAACGAATCCCGGCAGATGCGCGCTTGATCGAAGCCACCGGCATGCGAGTGGACAACGCCGCCCTGACCGGTGAATCGAACCCGAAGCGACGGATTGCCGAATCTACTAAGGATGGCCATTGGCTCGACCTCTCGAACATCGTCTTCGCCGGCACCACCATCCTCTCCGGCCATGGGCGCGCGGTCGTGTTTGCGGTCGGCATGCGCACAGAATTCGGCAAGATCGCCAATCTCACGACCTCGGTCGCCATCGGCCTCAGCCCGCTGCAAAAAGAAATTATTACTGTCACCCGCATCGTCGCTGCCATTTCTCTGGCCATGGGAGCGGCCTTCTTTGTGATCGGAATGGGCACCGGACTCGGGTTCTGGATCAGCGCGATTTTCGGCATCGGCATCATCGTGGCGAACGTGCCCGAAGGTCTCCTGCCGACAGTCACCCTCGCCCTGGCCATGAGCAGCCAACGGATGGCGAAGCGCAACGCCCTGATCAAGCATCTATCCTCCGTCGAAACGCTCGGCTGCACGACTGTCATCTGCACCGACAAGACCGGCACGCTGACGGAAAATCGGATGAAGGTGGATCGGTTCTGCACCGACGGGCTCGTGATCGAATCGCGCGAGGGATGCCTCTTCACCAGAGGCCGCTTGATCACGACGGCGGACGCCGAACAGTGGCAACCCCTATTCGACGCCCTCGTCAATTGCCACAACGCCAAGCGGGTCCGGCAATCGGACGGACGGTTCGTCGTGACGGGCGATCCGACGGAAGTCGCGCTCCTGGAATTTGCCATTCAACATGGGCTGGCTCACCGTCCCCCGTTGCGCCGCATGGGAGAACTGGCCTTCGATGCCGATCGCAAACGGATGAGCACCCTGCACTGGTCGGAAGGCCGTCTCGTAGCTTTTACCAAGGGCGCCCCGGAAGCCGTGCTCACGCTCTGTACAACGGCATTGGTTCATGGCGAGGCCATCTCCATGACACCGGACGAACGGGCGCGGATCCTGAATCAAAGCCGGACGTTCGCCGAACAGGCATACCGCGTGCTCGCCGTGGCGATGCGCGAAGTCGCCCATCAGCCCGAACAAATCGAAGTGGAGACCATCGAGGAGAATCTGACGTTTCTCGGACTCGTCGCCATGATGGATCCGCCGCACCGTGAGGTCCCCGAGGCGATCCTCAAATGCCGCAAAGCCGGCGTGCGTGTCGTTATGATTACGGGCGATCATCCCCTCACCGCTCTGGCGATTGCCCGCAAGATCGGCCTGGCGCCGGAACAGGCACCGCAACAACCGACCGGCTTTGTCCCGGTGATCGAAGGCACACAGCTCGACGGCATGAGCGATGACGTGCTTCGCCAACTACTGACCCCGTCGCGATCGGGAGAGCCGGATCCGGTGTTTGCCCGTATGGCGCCGCGCCATAAGATGCGCATCGTCGCCACGCTCAAAGATATGGGTCACGTGGTGGCCGTCACCGGCGATGGCGTCAACGATGCGCCGGCCCTTAAGAAAGCCGACATCGGAGTGGCCATGGGCATCGCCGGGACAGACGTCGCCAAGGAAACCGCGGATATCATTTTACTCGACGACAACTTCGCCACGATCGTCGGTGCGATCGAAGAAGGCCGGGCGGTCTATGAAAACATTCGCAAATTCACCAGCTATATCCTGGCCAGCAACGTCCCTGAAATTGTGCCGTTCCTGGGCTATGGCTTCTTCGGTATCCCGCTGGCCCTCACGATCCCGCAAGTATTGGCGGTCGATCTCGGCACCGACATGATTCCGGCACTGGGTCTCGGCACCGAACGCCCGGTGGCCGACGTCATGGATATTCCCCCGCGCCCGAGATCCGAACGGCTCCTGAATCTCCCGCTCCTCCTGCGCGCCTACCTGTTTCTCGGTCTGATCGAAGCCATCGTGGCGATGAGTGGATTCTTTCTCTACCTCACGAGCCAGGGATGGACCTGGGGCACTCATCTGGATTGGTCTTCACCCCTCTATAAGGAGGCCACGACTGTGACCTTCGCCGGAATCGTCTTCGCCCAGGTGGCGAATGTGTTTGCCTGCCGGTCTAATCGACTCAGCGCCGCCAGGAGCAGCTGGGGCAGCAACCCCCTCATCCTCTGGGGGATTGCCATCGAGCTGTTACTACTTGCGGTGATTACCTATACACCGATCGGGAATGACATCTTTGGCACCGGCCCTGTGCCGGCCTGGATCTTCGGGCCGCTCACGCTGGGCGCTCTCATGCTGCTATTGGCGGAGGAAGCTCGTAAGATCATCGCGAACAGGCTGCATCATCGTGCGCCGACTGACCTGGTACAGAAAGCGAGTGCATCATGA
- a CDS encoding universal stress protein, giving the protein MRIICAVDGSEYAQWGVQALQALAGREPEHVVLLHVVDPSSLQANKRKNPVAANRALAALDKAGKLLLREAERSARVALSQAGTGPRTQFQTILAHGPMAKTIAKQAKRLKADLILMGSRGLSDIKAFLLGSTSRQVAAVAPCSLLVVKQPLTRFSHVTLAVDDSKPSRAAARFLRTRILPDSATVSILTSAESPVTDLAARYLSESQVASLTQPVMDRANSLVNGLRDDFIKDGYPAVPHVRMNHVIDTIVKHVEAEHDDLLVFGSRELTKTERLHLGSVSETLLRHAPCSVLLVRGTRA; this is encoded by the coding sequence ATGCGCATTATATGTGCGGTCGATGGGTCAGAGTATGCTCAGTGGGGAGTCCAGGCACTCCAAGCGCTCGCCGGACGGGAACCTGAGCATGTCGTGCTCTTGCATGTTGTCGATCCTTCGTCGCTCCAAGCAAACAAACGAAAGAATCCGGTCGCCGCGAACCGCGCCCTCGCTGCCTTAGACAAAGCCGGAAAACTTCTCTTGCGTGAAGCGGAACGGTCAGCACGGGTCGCCCTCAGCCAAGCAGGCACCGGCCCTCGCACACAATTCCAGACCATCCTCGCGCACGGTCCCATGGCCAAGACGATCGCCAAACAAGCCAAACGATTAAAGGCGGATCTTATCCTGATGGGGTCTCGAGGATTAAGCGACATCAAAGCCTTTCTGCTGGGAAGCACCTCGCGGCAAGTGGCGGCCGTCGCCCCCTGTTCACTCTTGGTGGTTAAACAGCCCCTCACTAGGTTCAGCCACGTGACGCTCGCAGTGGATGACTCGAAACCCTCACGGGCTGCAGCCCGCTTTCTTCGAACCCGCATTCTCCCGGACTCCGCGACGGTGTCGATTCTGACTTCCGCCGAAAGCCCGGTGACAGACCTCGCCGCCCGCTATCTCTCCGAATCGCAAGTGGCGTCTCTGACTCAACCGGTCATGGATCGCGCCAACAGCCTCGTCAATGGTTTGCGGGACGACTTTATCAAGGACGGATACCCGGCGGTGCCCCACGTGCGGATGAATCATGTGATCGACACCATCGTCAAACACGTGGAGGCCGAACACGATGATCTCCTGGTATTCGGCTCTCGTGAACTGACCAAGACCGAGCGACTGCATCTCGGCAGCGTATCCGAAACCCTTCTGCGCCACGCGCCTTGTTCGGTCCTCCTCGTGCGAGGCACACGTGCCTGA